One genomic region from Kwoniella dejecticola CBS 10117 chromosome 1, complete sequence encodes:
- a CDS encoding sorting nexin-41, translated as MDHPISSSASPPNPFSSSPASSPSPSPRPPRQSDEYSHSHPHSHGPDHGHDGSRPTSPSVSVLPPSLIGSASASASASPSPSYSSLNAGTVGSVGTPHRKASSMISAASGSPPPTHRASFPDPSKKPKSGSGLIASTGPKVKTDYCCSRDKEISLGEDVHIVDAFKTTEGGKASYITYVIQLGTHTTRRRYSAFLSLHQALTGLYPVLIIPPIPSKQSLTDYAVKGQTKAKEDATVIARRKRLLEDFLRRVLRHPILGGEHVVHRFLEDGVSWTEVLHSPPISLLPKNPLHAPSHNPTFQPSSPTSDHSPTSATTPAPSTASSNSYIAHHLLPTPSTSHPLKQPDQRFIDSEVFTEKFQNHFSGTMEKVNRRVTKRWTERAGDMSELGAVWNGFSLVEQGKLGEAIEKVGQAVDQEYLATAALLQAWERSTTEPLHIYSQFAALIRQRLSFRHQKHVQYELVQEALETQKDKLDLLENAEKEARRLEEALERGGRGLSSSEHIQAQAQHEAQERQERERERSRTRSGAGAGQGFGLLSAVKHSLSGMMDVDPEATRRANIGKTRDNISQLEDSLQASAQDLKYASTTLQADLDRFQRQKVADLRNLAIQLSKVHREWCKQNLEAWQAAQAAIREVDSHPNQPPTSAQPAVQDTLGGPSNLPGSASSNTMTMKMGDMRAEIDRIEAANKPLPLPERDEDTPFGENNENDNEEDGTPTKGKGKQAGPLGPL; from the exons ATGGATCAtccgatctcttcctctgcttcacctcctaatcccttctcctcttctccagcttcttcaccCTCGCCATcccctcgacctcctcgacaaTCAGACGAatactcccattcccacccGCACTCTCATGGTCCcgatcatggtcatgatggCTCTCGACCAACTTctccatcagtatcagtctTACCACCCTCTCTGATCGGTTcagcctctgcctctgcctctgcctcgCCCTCACCTTCATACTCATCTCTGAACGCTGGTACTGTCGGTTCCGTCGGTACTCCCCATCGAAAGGCCTCATCAATGATCAGCGCAGCTAGCGGCTCGCCGCCCCCTACTCATCGAGCGAGTTTCCCTGATCCGTCGAAGAAACCTAAGTCCGGCTCAGGATTGATAGCCTCGACGGGACCAAAGGTGAAGACTGATTACTGTTGTTCGCGCGACAAAGAGATCAGTCTAGGAGAGGATGTGCATATAGTAGATGCGTTCAAGACTACGGAAGGGGGGAAGGCATCTTACATCACTTATGTGATTCAATTGGGG ACTCACACGACTAGAAGGAGGTACTCTGCGTTCTTATCACTGCATCAGGCCCTGACAGGCTTATACCCAGTCTTAATCATCCCTCCTATACCCTCAAAGCAATCTTTGACGGATTACGCGGTCAAAGGTCAgacgaaagcgaaagaagatgcGACGGTCATTGCGAGACGTAAACGATTATTGGAAGATTTCCTGAGAAGGGTTCTGCGACATCCGATTCTGGGAGGTGAACATGTAGTGCATCGATTCCTGGAAGATGGAGTTAGCTGG ACCGAAGTCCTCCACTCCCCGCCTATCTCCCTGCTACCCAAGAACCCCTTACACGCCCCATCGCACAATCCAACATTCCAGCCCTCGTCACCTACCTCAGACCACTCACCCACGTCCGCAACCACGCCAGCACCATCGACCGCATCCTCCAACTCGTATATTGCACATCACCTTCTGCCTACTCCGTCCACTTCGCATCCGTTGAAACAGCCCGATCAGCGATTTATCGATTCGGAGGTCTTCACCGAGAAATTCCAGAATCATTTTTCGGGAACGATGGAGAAGGTCAATAGACGCGTGACGAAGCGATGGACGGAACGAGCGGGCGACATGAGTGAACTCGGCGCAGTGTGGAATGGGTTCAGTCTGGTGGAACAGGGTAAACTTGGGGAAGCGATTGAGAAAGTTGGTCAGGCTGTTGATCAGGAATATCTAGCTACTGCAGCTTTG CTTCAAGCATGGGAACGAAGCACGACCGAACCACTTCATATCTATAGTCAATTCGCCGCGTTGATCAGACAGAGGTTATCGTTCAGACATCAGAAACACGTCCAGTATGAATTGGTGCAAGAAGCCCTTGAAACGCAGAAGGATAAGTTGGATTTACTGGAGAAtgcggagaaagaagctagacgattggaagaagcgttagaaagaggcggaagaggtctTTCGTCCTCTGAACACATccaggctcaggctcagcaTGAAGCTCAAGAACGACAAGAGCGCGAGAGAGAAAggtcaaggacgagaagTGGGGCTGGAGCAGGACAAGGGTTTGGACTGCTTTCGGCAGTGAAGCATTCTTTAAGTGGGATGATGGATGTTGATCCGGAAGCTACGAGACGCGCTAATATTGGGAAGACACGAGATAATATAtctcag CTGGAAGATTCGTTACAAGCTTCTGCACAAGATCTGAAGTACGCTTCTACGACcctccaagctgatttggatcGATTCCAAAGGCAGAAAGTAGCCGACTTAAGGAACTTGGCTATTCAATTATCGAAAGTGCACAGAGAATGGTGTAAACAG AACCTCGAAGCGTGgcaagctgctcaagcggCAATTCGAGAAGTCGATTCTCATCCCAATCAACCTCCTACGTCTGCTCAACCAGCCGTTCAAGACACGCTTGGTGGACCGTCCAATCTACCTGGATCTGCATCTAGTAatacgatgacgatgaagatgggagaTATGAGAGCTGAGATAGATAGGATCGAAGCTGCCAATAAACCATTACCTCTTCCAGAGCGCGATGAGGATACACCCTTTGGAGAGAATAATGAGAATGAtaatgaagaagatggaacTCCGAcgaaagggaaaggtaaaCAGGCTGGGCCGCTTGGGCCATTGTAA
- a CDS encoding glucosamine-6-phosphate deaminase encodes MYLSTHSTPLEASQEVADLIIDRIKAFGPTQKKKFVMCLPTGSTPLLVYKELAKKCREGKISFEHVITINLDEYVGLHPAHPQSYYHFMEENFDIPPKQVHLLPFQPIPPHTTHTESCAEYESLITSLGGIHLLFMGIGTNGHIAFNEPASSLASRTRMIKLDQDTRRANSRFFENSLSNVPTHALTMGIGTILEAQEIVLLALGDGKAQAVKEALQGGVNHLCPASALQLHENVIIVTDNEASKNLSVRTKKYLTAQCSPIYDDQALDQDQDQAQYQNREPTPESDHNKIHPGNSLEADSYFTNNVMRTDEEHIGKSEEPRFRPNALRGASFDLSASPLCPRERGGYIDKGVNELQISHESAKPEDTRMTLTLKRPGSDSNPHTDDNAQDHTDTDNETGTGTGVSSLTGDNPLVLGNHEHAEVSITDQGDRDLHDLS; translated from the exons ATGTACTTATCAACCCA TTCCACACCTTTAGAAGCCTCTCAAGAGGTCGCTGACCTAATAATCGATCGAATCAAAGCGTTCGGACCTACGCAAAAGAAGAAATTCGTAATGTGCCTGCCTACTGGAAGTACGCCGTTGTTGGTTTACAAGGAGTTGGCGAAGAAATGCCGAGAAGGTAAGATCtctttcgag CACGTCATCACGATCAACCTGGATGAATATGTCGGTCTGCATCCGGCCCATCCGCAGAGTTATTATCATTTCATGGAAGAGAACT TCGATATACCTCCTAAACAAGTCCACTTACTCCCCTTCCAGCCTATTCCTCCCCATACAACCCATACTGAATCTTGCGCAGAGTACGAATCCCTGATCACCTCTCTAGGGGGGATTCACCTCTTATTCATGGGTATCGGCACTAATGGACATATCGCATTCAATGAGCCCGCTTCCTCCCTCGCCTcaaggacgaggatgatcaagctggaccaagatACCCGTCGAGCCAATTCGAGGTTTTTCGAAAACAGTCTCAGTAATGTGCCGACTCATGCGTTGACCATGGGTATCGGAACCATCCTTGAAGCGCAGGAGATTGTCTTGTTAGCTCTGGGCGATGGGAAGGCGCAAGCGGTAAAAGAGGCTTTGCAAGGAGGGGTGAACCATTTG TGCCCCGCATCCGCCTTGCAATTACACGAGAACGTCATCATAGTCACCGACAACGAAGCAAGCAaga ACCTGAGCGTACGAACAAAGAAGTATCTGACCGCACAGTGTTCACCGATTTATGACGATCAGGCCCtagaccaagaccaagaccaagctcaATACCAAAACAGGGAGCCGACGCCGGAGTCAGATCACAACAAGATACACCCCGGAAACAgtcttgaagctgattcttACTTTACTAACAATGTGATGCGAACTGACGAGGAACACATCGGCAAGTCGGAAGAACCTAGATTTAGACCTAATGCCTTAAGAGGTGCCTCATTCGATTTGTCCGCCTCGCCGCTCTGTCCCAGAGAGCGAGGTGGGTATATTGATAAGGGTGTCAACGAGTTGCAAATCTCACATGAGTCTGCGAAGCCAGAGGACACCCGCATGACTCTGACTCTAAAGAGGCCCGGTAGCGACTCCAATCCGCACACTGACGATAACGCTCAGGAtcatactgatactgataatgagactgggactgggactggggTATCCTCGTTGACCGGAGATAATCCTCTGGTCCTCGGAAACCACGAGCATGCTGAGGTTTCCATCACTGATCAGGGAGATCGAGATTTGCATGATCTATCGTAG